TGCGAAGGCAAGACCGCGCAGATGAGCGCCAGCGCCACCTTGAAGCCCGGCAAGAACGAATTGCTGGTCAACAGTTCGAACAAAGACCTGCGCAACGCCAACCACCAAGTTGATATCCGCTTTGCCGATCCGTCGGTGAAAACCCTGCAAGCCACCCTCTGGTACATGAACGGGCGCCACGAGGACATCAAGATCGAGAAACCCGAAACATCCGATACAGACGGGCGTTTCGCCTTTGAACTGCGCACCGATGAAGACTGGGCCTCGCAGAACTTGCTGGCCGTGGAAGTGCAGGGCCCTGAAAAGGGTGCCGCCGCGCAGAAGGTCGAAGCGAAAATTTGCACACGCAACGTATTCCCAAGCGGTGGTCAACAGACCGCCCAACTCGGGAAGTGAGGTTACTTATGCAAAAGTTGATGCTACCTACCCTGCTGGGCCTGGCGATGTTCGCCGGTTCAGTCAACGCCGCCGCCCCGCTGCGTCCGCCTCAAGGCTATTTCGCCCCGATTGAAGCGTTCAAGACCGGCGAGGCCAAGGAAAACTGCGACACCATGCCGACGCCGTACACCGGGCCGCTGCAGTTTCGCAGTAAGTACGAAGGTTCCGACAAGGCGCGCTCAACCCTGAACGTGCAGTCGGAAAAAGCCTTTCGCGACAGCACCGCCGACATCACCAAGCTGGAAAAAGACACCAGCAAGCGCGTGATGCAGTTCATGCGCGACGGGCGCCCGGAGCAGCTCGAATGCACGCTCAACTGGTTGGTGTCCTGGGCCAAGGCCGATGCATTGATGTCCAAGGACTTCAACCACACCGGCAAGTCCATGCGCAAATGGGCGCTGGGCAGCATGGCCTCGGCCTATGTGCGCCTGAAGTTTTCCGACTCGCACCCGCTGGCCAACCACCAGCAGGAATCGCAGCTGATCGAAGCCTGGTTCAACAAACTGGCCGATCAAGTGGTCAGCGACTGGGACAACCTGCCGCTGGAAAAAACCAACAACCATTCCTACTGGGCCGCCTGGTCGGTGATGGCAACCTCCGTCGCCACCAACCGCCGCGACCTGTTCGATTGGGCGGTGAAGGAATACAAGGTCGGCGTGAATCAGGTCGACGACCAAGGCTTCCTGCCTAACGAACTGAAGCGCCAGCAGCGCGCGCTGTCGTACCACAACTACGCCCTGCCGCCGCTGTCGATGATCGCCAGTTTTGCCCTGGTCAATGGCGTGGACCTGCGCCAGGAAAACAACAGCGCGCTCAAGCGCCTGGGCGACAAAGTGCTGGCCGGGGTCAAGGACCCGCAGATCTTCGAGCAGAAGAACGGCAAGGAGCAGGACATGAAGGACCTCAAGGAGGACATGAAATATGCCTGGCTTGAGCCGTTCTGCACCCTCTACACCTGCGCGCCGGATGTGATCGAACGCAAGCATGGCATGCAGCCGTTCAAGACCTTCCGCCTGGGCGGCGACCTGACCAAGGTCTACGACCCGGCGCATGAAAAAGGCAATAAAGGCAGCTAGTCGCTGATCGTTCCCACGCTCTGCGTGGGAATGCAGCACGGGACGCTCTGCGTCCCAAAGCGTGACGCAGAGCGTCACAAAAGGCATTCCCACGCAGAGCGTGGGAACGATCAAAGCTTCCCCCGACACCGTGGGGGGGTTTGGGGGGGCCGTTGGCCCTTGACTGTTGGTTAAACATGGAGAGATCGGGATGGTTTTCTCGTCCAATGTGTTCCTGTTTCTGTTCTTGCCGATCTTTCTCGGCTTGTACTACTTGAGCGGGCAACGCTATCGCAATCTGCTGCTGCTGATTGCCAGCTACGTGTTCTACGCCTGGTGGCGGGTGGACTTCCTGGCGCTGTTTGCCGCCGTGACACTGTGGAATTACTGGATCGGCCTCAAGGTCGGTGCCGCCGGTGTGCGCACCAAACCGGCCCAACGCTGGCTGCTGCTCGGCGTGGCCGTCGACCTGTGCATCCTCGGCTACTTCAAGTACGCCAACTTCGGTGTCGACAGCATCAATGTGATGATGAAGTCGATGGGCCTGGAGCCGTTCATCCTGACCCACGTGCTGTTGCCGATCGGTATCTCGTTCTACATTTTCGAGTCCATCAGCTACATCATCGATGTGTACCGTGGCGACACCCCGGCGACGCGTAACCTCATCGATTTCGCGGCGTTCGTGGCGATTTTCCCGCACCTGATCGCCGGCCCCGTGCTGCGCTTCCGCGACCTGGCCGACCAGTTCAACAACCGCACTCACACCTTGGATAAGTTCTCCGAAGGCTGCACGCGGTTCATGCAGGGTTTCATCAAGAAGGTCTTTATCGCCGACACGCTGGCGGTGGTGGCCGACCATTGCTTCGCCCTGCAAAACCCCACCACCGGAGATGCCTGGCTGGGTGCACTGGCCTACACCGCGCAGCTGTACTTCGACTTCTCCGGCTACAGCGACATGGCCATCGGCCTGGGCTTGATGATGGGTTTC
The sequence above is drawn from the Pseudomonas quebecensis genome and encodes:
- a CDS encoding mannuronate-specific alginate lyase yields the protein MQKLMLPTLLGLAMFAGSVNAAAPLRPPQGYFAPIEAFKTGEAKENCDTMPTPYTGPLQFRSKYEGSDKARSTLNVQSEKAFRDSTADITKLEKDTSKRVMQFMRDGRPEQLECTLNWLVSWAKADALMSKDFNHTGKSMRKWALGSMASAYVRLKFSDSHPLANHQQESQLIEAWFNKLADQVVSDWDNLPLEKTNNHSYWAAWSVMATSVATNRRDLFDWAVKEYKVGVNQVDDQGFLPNELKRQQRALSYHNYALPPLSMIASFALVNGVDLRQENNSALKRLGDKVLAGVKDPQIFEQKNGKEQDMKDLKEDMKYAWLEPFCTLYTCAPDVIERKHGMQPFKTFRLGGDLTKVYDPAHEKGNKGS
- a CDS encoding MBOAT family O-acyltransferase, translating into MVFSSNVFLFLFLPIFLGLYYLSGQRYRNLLLLIASYVFYAWWRVDFLALFAAVTLWNYWIGLKVGAAGVRTKPAQRWLLLGVAVDLCILGYFKYANFGVDSINVMMKSMGLEPFILTHVLLPIGISFYIFESISYIIDVYRGDTPATRNLIDFAAFVAIFPHLIAGPVLRFRDLADQFNNRTHTLDKFSEGCTRFMQGFIKKVFIADTLAVVADHCFALQNPTTGDAWLGALAYTAQLYFDFSGYSDMAIGLGLMMGFRFMENFKQPYISQSITEFWRRWHISLSTWLRDYLYITLGGNRKGTLITYRNLFLTMLLGGLWHGANITYIVWGAWHGMWLAIEKAIGLNTAPRSFNVLRWAFTFLLVVMGWVIFRAENLHVAGRMYGAMFSFGEWSLSELNRASLTGLQVATLVVAYATLAFFGLRDFYTNRPADKTKPADPSLIKAVPGDNPGSIHQPGFTVGQDAAVQPAYWTADWPRYAMRAAVLALFVASILKLSAQSFSPFLYFQF